A window of Streptomyces caniferus contains these coding sequences:
- a CDS encoding YbjQ family protein, producing MGIDEYGGGQRAQSDVLVVTTNDVPGFHVERVIGEVFGLTVRSRHLGSQIGAGLKSMIGGELRGLTKTLVETRNQAMERLVEQARSRGANAVLMFRFDVTEAADVGTEVCAYGTAVVLSPRG from the coding sequence ATGGGCATCGATGAGTACGGCGGCGGACAGCGCGCGCAGTCCGACGTGCTGGTGGTGACGACCAACGACGTCCCGGGGTTTCACGTGGAACGAGTGATCGGCGAGGTCTTCGGCCTGACGGTGCGCTCCCGGCACCTCGGCAGCCAGATCGGCGCGGGCCTGAAATCGATGATCGGCGGCGAGCTGCGGGGCCTGACCAAGACCCTGGTCGAGACCCGTAACCAGGCGATGGAACGGCTGGTGGAGCAGGCCCGCTCGCGCGGTGCGAATGCGGTGCTGATGTTCCGCTTCGATGTCACGGAGGCCGCGGACGTGGGCACCGAGGTGTGCGCCTACGGGACGGCCGTGGTGCTCTCCCCGCGGGGCTGA
- a CDS encoding MerR family transcriptional regulator, translating into MSYSVGQVAAFAGVTVRTLHHYDEIGLLPPGERSHAGHRRYGEDDLDRLQQILFYRELGFPLDEVAALLDDPHTDPQEHLRRQHDLLTGRIGRLQEMAAAVEHAMEARRMKVRLTPEEKFEVFGDFDPDAHAAEAEERWGGTDAYEESRRRTAAYTKDDWQRLTARFDALHRRMADLLARGVPADSEAAMEVAEEHRRFISEAYYDCTHEGHSGLGEMYVTDERFTATYEAIRPGLAGYLRDAILANAVRHL; encoded by the coding sequence GTGAGCTATTCGGTAGGGCAGGTCGCCGCCTTCGCCGGGGTCACGGTGCGCACCTTGCACCACTACGACGAGATCGGGCTGCTGCCGCCCGGCGAACGCAGCCACGCAGGCCACCGGCGCTACGGCGAGGACGACCTGGACCGGCTGCAGCAGATCCTGTTCTACCGGGAGCTCGGCTTCCCGCTCGACGAGGTCGCGGCCCTCCTGGACGACCCGCACACCGACCCGCAGGAGCATCTGCGGCGCCAGCACGACCTGCTGACCGGACGGATCGGCAGACTCCAGGAGATGGCCGCCGCCGTCGAACACGCGATGGAGGCACGCAGGATGAAGGTACGGCTCACACCCGAGGAGAAGTTCGAGGTCTTCGGGGACTTCGACCCCGACGCGCACGCCGCGGAGGCCGAGGAGCGCTGGGGCGGCACGGACGCCTACGAGGAGTCGCGGCGCAGGACGGCCGCGTACACCAAGGACGACTGGCAGCGGCTGACCGCGCGGTTCGACGCCCTGCACCGCAGGATGGCGGACCTGCTCGCGCGGGGCGTGCCGGCGGACTCCGAGGCGGCGATGGAGGTCGCGGAGGAGCACCGGCGGTTCATCAGCGAGGCCTACTACGACTGCACGCACGAGGGGCACAGCGGACTCGGCGAGATGTATGTCACGGACGAGCGGTTCACCGCCACCTACGAGGCCATCAGGCCCGGCCTCGCCGGCTACCTGCGCGACGCGATACTGGCCAACGCCGTCCGCCATCTGTGA
- the leuE gene encoding leucine efflux protein LeuE — translation MLGITDLSTYLVGLALIILLPGPNSLYVVSVAARRGPRVAYRAAAGVLCGDTVLMTLSAGGVASLLQTSPVLFTVVKFAGAGYLTWLAVGMLRGAWALWRGREARRAERRGAAPGAPKETVERPYRRALVVSLLNPKAILFFISFFVQFVDPSYAHPVLSFLTLGAWAQLFSLTYLSVLIFSGTFLAATFRRRKRLTAGLSAGAGAAFLGFAAKLSLASAS, via the coding sequence ATGCTGGGGATAACGGATCTGTCCACGTATCTGGTGGGGCTCGCACTGATCATTCTGCTGCCGGGCCCGAATTCGCTGTACGTCGTCTCGGTGGCGGCCCGGCGCGGCCCGCGGGTGGCCTACCGGGCGGCGGCCGGGGTGCTGTGCGGCGACACGGTGCTGATGACGCTGTCGGCCGGCGGGGTGGCCTCGCTGCTGCAGACCAGCCCGGTGCTGTTCACCGTCGTGAAGTTCGCCGGTGCGGGCTATCTGACGTGGCTGGCGGTGGGAATGCTGCGCGGCGCCTGGGCCCTGTGGCGCGGCCGGGAGGCGCGGCGGGCCGAGCGGCGGGGCGCGGCCCCCGGGGCGCCCAAGGAGACCGTCGAGCGGCCGTACCGCAGAGCGCTGGTGGTCAGCCTGCTCAACCCGAAGGCGATCCTGTTCTTCATCTCCTTCTTCGTGCAGTTCGTCGATCCGTCCTATGCCCATCCGGTGCTGTCGTTCCTGACGCTGGGCGCCTGGGCGCAGCTGTTCAGCCTCACGTACCTGTCGGTCCTGATCTTCAGCGGGACGTTTCTGGCGGCCACCTTCCGCCGCCGCAAGCGGCTGACGGCCGGGCTGTCCGCGGGCGCGGGCGCCGCGTTCCTCGGCTTCGCCGCGAAGCTGTCGCTGGCGAGCGCGAGCTGA
- a CDS encoding DedA family protein produces the protein MNTLALGPQWLDPDYLIATFGLVGVLVIVFAESGLLIGFFLPGDSLLFTTGLLVTTNRLDRPLWLVCTLVVLAAVLGDQAGYLFGRKVGPSLFKRPDSRLFKQENVEKAHAFFEKHGPKSLILARFVPIVRTFTPIIAGVSRMNYRSFITFNLIGGALWGAGVTLLGASLGNIPFVHQHIELILVAIVLVSVVPIAIEYLRARGKARNEQPAPPADRPHSPAPDTRRGRHAKR, from the coding sequence GTGAATACTCTCGCGCTCGGCCCCCAGTGGCTGGACCCGGACTACTTGATCGCGACCTTCGGCCTGGTCGGTGTTCTGGTCATCGTCTTCGCGGAGTCAGGCCTGCTGATCGGCTTCTTCCTGCCGGGCGACTCGCTGCTGTTCACCACCGGCCTGCTGGTGACGACGAACAGGCTGGACCGGCCGCTGTGGCTGGTGTGCACCCTGGTCGTGCTGGCCGCCGTCCTCGGTGACCAGGCGGGCTATCTCTTCGGCCGCAAGGTCGGCCCCTCGCTGTTCAAGCGCCCCGACTCGCGCCTCTTCAAGCAGGAGAACGTCGAGAAGGCGCACGCCTTCTTCGAGAAGCACGGCCCCAAGTCGCTGATCCTGGCCCGCTTCGTGCCGATCGTGCGCACGTTCACGCCGATCATCGCCGGTGTGAGCCGGATGAACTACCGCTCCTTCATCACCTTCAACCTCATCGGCGGCGCCCTGTGGGGCGCCGGCGTCACGCTGCTCGGCGCCTCCCTGGGGAACATCCCGTTCGTCCACCAGCACATCGAGCTGATCCTGGTCGCGATCGTGCTGGTCTCCGTCGTACCGATCGCCATCGAGTACCTCCGCGCCCGCGGCAAGGCCAGGAACGAGCAGCCCGCCCCGCCCGCGGACCGCCCGCACAGCCCCGCCCCCGACACCCGCCGCGGCCGCCACGCCAAGCGCTGA